One genomic segment of Thermococcus sp. M39 includes these proteins:
- a CDS encoding NADH-quinone oxidoreductase subunit B family protein, translating to MFERSLWVFHLNSGSCNGCDIEILNIFAPKQDVERFGIKLVGSPRHADAIAFTGPVTRECLPKVIEAFKAVPEPKIVLAIGSCACGGGIWYDTYAVIGGVKELYKILKEEYGIEPPTTIYIPGCPPKPEAIIYAVAMARGLVKQKQKREIYIEELDEKTERDIVEILFGEAKETRHFVPNIAVKTDGGEMNEP from the coding sequence ATGTTTGAGAGGAGTTTATGGGTTTTTCACTTAAACAGCGGGAGCTGCAATGGTTGCGATATTGAAATACTCAACATATTTGCTCCCAAGCAAGATGTTGAAAGGTTTGGAATTAAGCTCGTTGGCTCACCAAGGCATGCTGATGCGATAGCTTTTACGGGTCCAGTCACAAGGGAGTGTCTACCAAAGGTCATTGAAGCATTTAAGGCAGTCCCAGAGCCGAAGATAGTCTTAGCTATTGGCTCCTGTGCCTGTGGTGGTGGGATATGGTACGACACCTACGCAGTAATTGGGGGCGTGAAAGAGCTCTACAAAATCCTTAAGGAGGAGTATGGCATTGAGCCTCCAACAACAATTTACATTCCAGGCTGTCCTCCTAAGCCAGAGGCAATAATCTATGCTGTAGCGATGGCAAGAGGCTTAGTAAAGCAGAAGCAGAAGAGAGAAATTTACATCGAAGAGCTCGACGAGAAGACAGAGAGAGACATAGTTGAAATTCTCTTTGGGGAAGCAAAGGAGACAAGGCACTTTGTCCCTAACATAGCAGTTAAAACAGATGGAGGGGAGATGAATGAGCCTTGA
- a CDS encoding proton-conducting transporter membrane subunit, whose protein sequence is MGTQMLLIPISILVIAALVGLSKAKIVLKIVSTLSAMASVAMIYVGILGFRTTLELKYNLFNSSSLFTSLNWLVFRVDSLSAFFLLILGILSLCASIYGIKYMEKYFDKEDMRVYTFNYPIFLLTMYLVLICWDLLWFIIFWELMSLFSQFLVAFEQSEEKAVKAAFKYFCMTKAGAEFIILVVVLIILKVTNFNGNYSEIASILPVYLSAHPAMLYALTFALLIGFGVKAAMIPFHSWLPDAHPEAPSNVSALLSGVMIKLPIYMMFRFFLGFFPKDVNIGLVIASFGVITLFFGTMYALLQTDSKRLLAYHSVGQIGYVILALGAGIYLISSGYELLGKVALMASLYHTINHAAFKGLLFLTAGSVIYTTGSRDLNYLGGLAKYMPLTAVSALIGALSIAGMPPFNGFVSKWMIYMSTLPTPTLISLFGALALFISAVTTASFIKYFTAIFTRPPAEEIEAKEVPSSMWIPQILLAVICIIFGIYPFFPLKMISSALGSIGITVNLDALIVYPSIVVPKVGSYSPIIIFAFLLISTLMALLLIPSRDSVVVSIWRTGRSDDLNVSMPAEGYYKDFEEAFSEIYVLGGTSKRAVQKVAKIGRTFGTNFEVLSYDLDSMLSLAMVLILILVVVLGGVGL, encoded by the coding sequence ATGGGGACTCAGATGTTGTTAATCCCAATTAGTATATTAGTTATAGCAGCACTGGTAGGGTTGTCAAAAGCAAAAATAGTCCTCAAAATAGTAAGCACACTATCAGCAATGGCCTCAGTGGCAATGATATATGTTGGAATCTTAGGGTTTAGAACAACGCTTGAGCTCAAATACAACTTATTCAATTCATCATCGCTTTTTACGTCTCTCAACTGGCTTGTCTTTAGAGTTGATTCACTCTCAGCGTTTTTCCTACTGATACTAGGAATTCTCAGCCTTTGTGCGTCAATTTACGGTATCAAATACATGGAAAAATATTTTGACAAAGAAGACATGCGTGTTTACACTTTCAACTATCCGATTTTCCTGTTGACAATGTATCTTGTCCTGATATGCTGGGATTTGCTATGGTTCATAATTTTCTGGGAGCTCATGAGCCTGTTTTCACAATTCTTAGTTGCATTTGAACAGAGCGAAGAGAAAGCCGTCAAGGCAGCATTCAAATACTTCTGCATGACAAAAGCTGGAGCTGAGTTTATTATTTTGGTTGTTGTGTTAATAATTCTTAAAGTCACAAACTTCAATGGTAACTACTCAGAGATTGCCAGCATTCTGCCAGTTTATCTCTCAGCCCATCCAGCAATGCTTTATGCCTTAACATTCGCATTGCTCATAGGATTCGGTGTTAAAGCCGCTATGATACCATTCCACTCATGGCTTCCTGATGCTCACCCAGAGGCTCCGAGCAATGTTTCAGCCCTGCTGAGCGGTGTGATGATTAAGTTGCCTATATATATGATGTTCCGCTTTTTCCTTGGCTTCTTCCCAAAAGATGTAAATATTGGTCTCGTAATAGCGTCTTTTGGGGTTATAACGCTGTTCTTTGGCACGATGTATGCTTTGCTCCAGACCGACTCGAAGAGACTCTTAGCATATCACAGCGTCGGTCAAATAGGCTATGTCATCCTTGCATTAGGTGCTGGCATCTATCTCATTTCCTCCGGATACGAGCTCTTGGGTAAGGTAGCTCTGATGGCTTCGCTGTATCATACAATAAACCACGCGGCATTTAAGGGACTACTCTTTCTGACGGCTGGCTCCGTTATCTATACAACAGGTAGTAGGGATTTAAACTATCTCGGAGGGCTCGCTAAATATATGCCTCTAACAGCGGTTTCAGCTCTCATAGGTGCGTTATCAATAGCAGGAATGCCGCCATTTAACGGATTTGTCAGCAAGTGGATGATATACATGTCGACTCTTCCAACACCGACGTTGATTTCGCTCTTTGGAGCCCTTGCACTCTTCATAAGTGCCGTTACAACGGCATCTTTCATTAAGTACTTTACAGCCATCTTTACAAGACCTCCAGCTGAAGAAATTGAGGCAAAAGAGGTTCCCTCCTCGATGTGGATTCCTCAAATACTTCTAGCAGTCATATGTATAATATTTGGTATATATCCATTCTTCCCGCTCAAAATGATTTCATCGGCTTTAGGCTCAATTGGAATCACCGTTAACTTAGATGCCTTAATAGTCTATCCATCGATCGTTGTGCCAAAAGTCGGCAGCTATTCGCCAATAATAATTTTTGCGTTCCTGTTAATTTCAACACTAATGGCTTTGCTGCTTATTCCATCGAGAGACAGTGTGGTAGTGTCCATATGGAGAACAGGAAGGAGCGATGATCTCAACGTGAGCATGCCTGCTGAAGGATATTATAAGGATTTTGAGGAGGCTTTCAGTGAAATTTATGTTCTAGGTGGCACTAGTAAGAGGGCTGTGCAAAAAGTTGCAAAGATTGGAAGAACATTTGGAACAAACTTTGAAGTCTTGTCCTATGACTTAGACTCAATGCTTTCCCTTGCAATGGTTCTCATACTGATTTTAGTGGTAGTTTTAGGGGGTGTTGGTCTATGA
- a CDS encoding P-loop NTPase: MKILVAGKGGVGKTTISALLAHILADKGYNVLALDTDSVPNLAQSLGIPFEEALEIIPLSRNEKLAEERTGARPGEGWGVLFSLTPKVDDLAEQYGITIKPNLKLVVVGSIEQSKEGCLCPALALARAFLMHVLLSEKDIVIVDSEAGAEVFGRGLAEKFDVMICVAEPTLKSLMIARKLIEMGRQLNISHILLVINKVHNSLRASQLYAKVFSDSTPYHLIGFDENVISVDNEGKGVDAISKDSPVYRDVEALARKILSIKKRSKVL; encoded by the coding sequence ATGAAGATACTTGTTGCTGGAAAGGGAGGGGTTGGAAAAACTACAATTTCAGCTTTATTAGCCCATATCTTAGCTGATAAAGGGTATAACGTACTTGCTTTAGACACAGATTCAGTTCCCAACCTTGCTCAAAGTCTGGGAATTCCATTCGAGGAAGCTTTGGAAATCATTCCGCTTTCACGAAATGAGAAGCTTGCAGAGGAAAGGACTGGAGCAAGGCCGGGTGAAGGCTGGGGAGTTCTGTTCTCACTAACTCCAAAAGTTGATGATTTAGCTGAGCAATATGGCATAACAATAAAGCCAAATTTGAAGCTTGTCGTCGTTGGAAGCATAGAACAGAGCAAAGAAGGCTGCCTATGCCCAGCATTAGCTCTCGCAAGGGCTTTTTTGATGCATGTTCTGCTCTCTGAAAAGGATATTGTAATTGTTGACAGCGAGGCTGGAGCGGAAGTATTTGGACGTGGACTGGCAGAGAAATTCGATGTCATGATATGTGTCGCAGAGCCAACGCTGAAGTCCTTGATGATAGCAAGGAAGCTCATAGAAATGGGAAGGCAGCTCAACATATCCCATATATTGCTTGTAATAAACAAAGTCCACAACTCTCTAAGAGCTTCCCAGCTTTATGCAAAAGTTTTCTCAGATTCAACACCTTACCATCTTATAGGCTTTGATGAGAATGTTATTTCTGTAGATAACGAAGGAAAAGGCGTTGATGCGATTTCAAAGGACTCTCCAGTGTATAGAGATGTTGAAGCTCTTGCAAGAAAGATATTAAGCATAAAAAAGCGTTCAAAGGTGTTGTAA
- a CDS encoding respiratory chain complex I subunit 1 family protein: MNIIFIAVNLAFALLIAPVIDGFERKIRARLQNRQGPSILQTWWDLIKLLKRPTVEPQGSIKSLYKLAPYITFTAVLTAYLVVPTLLPSSMNFIGDFIVVVYLLGLATLSFVIGAFSSGNPYAQIGSNREVSLFMSEELLLALIVSTIAVIGKSLSFEQLFPLPLRISSALALILLFVVVYVASARLPFDIAEAEPEIIEGPLIEYSGKHLGLLEYSIFLKRLLLYSLLLNFIIPIQNPIRLVCYLIGIVILSVIYSTFEAYYGRFRIDQAVKLMKKLSAVALVVWIIAVVGW, translated from the coding sequence ATGAACATAATTTTCATAGCAGTCAACTTGGCATTCGCTCTGCTTATTGCTCCAGTAATAGATGGTTTTGAGAGGAAAATCAGAGCACGTTTGCAGAACAGACAAGGACCATCAATACTTCAGACATGGTGGGACTTGATAAAGCTCTTGAAAAGGCCCACAGTTGAGCCTCAAGGTTCTATTAAATCCCTCTACAAGCTTGCTCCCTATATAACTTTCACAGCAGTTTTAACGGCTTATTTAGTAGTCCCAACACTCTTGCCTAGCTCAATGAACTTCATTGGGGACTTTATAGTCGTGGTTTATCTTCTTGGCTTGGCAACTTTGAGCTTTGTCATCGGAGCGTTTTCATCTGGAAACCCCTATGCCCAGATAGGCTCAAACAGAGAGGTTTCGCTCTTTATGAGTGAAGAATTGCTTCTGGCTCTTATCGTAAGCACGATAGCTGTAATAGGCAAAAGTTTAAGCTTTGAGCAGCTGTTCCCACTGCCTTTGAGGATTTCATCAGCTCTCGCATTAATTCTGCTTTTCGTTGTGGTATATGTTGCAAGTGCCAGATTGCCCTTTGATATTGCCGAAGCTGAGCCTGAAATAATTGAGGGCCCTCTAATCGAATACAGCGGAAAACATCTTGGTTTACTTGAATATTCAATATTCCTGAAGCGCCTTCTCCTTTACAGCTTGCTTTTGAACTTCATCATTCCAATCCAGAATCCAATAAGACTCGTTTGTTATCTCATTGGCATAGTAATTCTTTCAGTGATTTATTCAACATTCGAAGCTTACTATGGAAGATTCAGGATTGACCAAGCTGTCAAGCTGATGAAGAAACTTTCTGCTGTGGCTTTGGTTGTGTGGATTATAGCCGTAGTGGGGTGGTGA
- the mnhG gene encoding monovalent cation/H(+) antiporter subunit G, translated as MNEVLFYIGAIMIIIGGICDLFGALGLLKFPNFYIRLHAATVGTIGGAVVPLFGVGFLALGADFLPHKYAIAGASFVTGIIVLLAAPAGAHALAYAAHKAKIVKWQPKVDHLAEVREND; from the coding sequence ATGAACGAAGTCCTCTTCTACATTGGAGCAATCATGATAATCATTGGTGGCATTTGTGACCTTTTTGGCGCTCTCGGACTCTTAAAATTCCCAAACTTTTACATTCGCTTGCACGCTGCAACGGTAGGAACTATTGGGGGAGCAGTGGTTCCATTGTTTGGTGTTGGCTTTCTTGCACTCGGGGCAGACTTTCTGCCCCACAAGTATGCAATTGCTGGTGCGAGCTTTGTAACTGGAATCATAGTTCTTCTAGCGGCTCCAGCGGGAGCACATGCATTAGCTTACGCTGCCCATAAGGCTAAAATCGTCAAATGGCAGCCAAAGGTTGACCATCTCGCAGAGGTGAGGGAGAATGATTGA
- a CDS encoding monovalent cation/H+ antiporter complex subunit F: protein MSLESEFFLLMKFVIPLYLLAFVIYAIRAFKGPTIVDIILAVDCMSFDIAAFMAILAVYFKSAFLISGAITLALWAYLLDIYIAKHLVSKEVGA from the coding sequence ATGAGCCTTGAGAGTGAGTTTTTTCTTTTGATGAAGTTTGTTATTCCGCTTTACCTTTTAGCATTTGTTATTTATGCAATTAGGGCTTTTAAGGGCCCGACAATAGTTGATATAATCCTAGCAGTTGACTGTATGAGTTTTGATATTGCCGCTTTTATGGCGATCCTTGCTGTATACTTCAAGAGCGCATTCTTAATCAGTGGAGCAATAACTTTAGCACTTTGGGCTTACTTGTTGGACATTTACATCGCAAAGCATTTGGTCAGCAAGGAGGTGGGAGCATGA
- a CDS encoding Na+/H+ antiporter subunit E — MRGVIPTAILTFITYILFTGSTKPFDLVTGLIVAIGVGLLVGKYLVQSDSKALNPVRWLWAVIYFIWYMLIAEVKAHLDVMARILSGKYEAGIVKVPIGVKTDYAKTLVANSITNTPGTVVVDLDDKYMYVNWINVTTEEPEEAKKEISEEFERFAKKIFE, encoded by the coding sequence ATGAGAGGAGTAATTCCCACGGCAATACTAACTTTTATCACTTACATCCTCTTCACTGGCTCTACAAAGCCATTCGACTTGGTTACGGGGTTAATTGTTGCTATTGGAGTGGGCTTGCTTGTCGGAAAATACCTCGTTCAGAGTGATTCCAAAGCCTTGAACCCAGTTAGATGGCTTTGGGCTGTAATTTACTTCATCTGGTACATGCTTATTGCTGAAGTAAAAGCACACTTGGATGTTATGGCTAGAATACTCAGCGGAAAATACGAGGCTGGAATAGTAAAAGTCCCCATTGGGGTGAAGACGGATTATGCAAAAACACTTGTAGCGAACTCAATCACAAATACGCCAGGAACTGTCGTAGTTGACTTGGATGACAAATACATGTACGTAAACTGGATTAACGTGACTACGGAAGAGCCTGAAGAAGCGAAGAAAGAAATCTCGGAGGAATTTGAACGCTTTGCTAAGAAGATTTTCGAATGA
- a CDS encoding sodium:proton antiporter: MNDVITFIWAVIILSLIATIVISLYGIARRPNLVKKLIALTIFGDTANLVVVSLGYRLIYPVAPPILPSLSKEALKQFISTAVDPLPQALVITAVVIGMAVNVLIAFAIIQIYRLYGTVDVRELQNKLLGGGEQ, from the coding sequence ATGAATGATGTGATAACATTCATCTGGGCAGTCATCATATTATCTCTGATCGCAACAATCGTAATAAGCCTCTATGGAATTGCGAGGAGGCCCAATTTAGTCAAAAAACTCATTGCGTTAACAATCTTCGGAGATACGGCAAATCTGGTTGTAGTTTCGCTGGGTTACCGTTTGATTTACCCAGTGGCACCGCCAATTTTGCCCTCACTCTCAAAGGAGGCTTTGAAGCAATTCATTTCAACGGCAGTTGATCCTCTGCCACAGGCTCTCGTTATTACAGCTGTTGTTATTGGAATGGCCGTTAACGTACTCATCGCTTTTGCAATAATTCAAATCTACCGTCTATACGGGACTGTTGACGTGAGAGAACTTCAGAATAAGTTGCTTGGGGGTGGCGAGCAATGA
- a CDS encoding CooT family nickel-binding protein — MCQSKVIVLEDGKAEVVMTDVTLLEVKDGKIVVKNLLGKELVLEGYEIDYIDFISHRIYLRLSL; from the coding sequence ATGTGCCAGTCGAAGGTCATAGTTCTTGAAGACGGAAAAGCAGAGGTAGTTATGACGGATGTAACTCTGCTTGAGGTTAAGGATGGGAAGATTGTTGTCAAAAATTTGCTTGGTAAAGAGTTAGTTCTTGAGGGATACGAGATTGACTATATTGATTTTATTTCCCACAGAATTTATTTGAGACTCTCTCTTTGA
- a CDS encoding MnhB domain-containing protein, with translation MRKLIPLALILAIIFIGAYIITPKLTPQIQVRPLGEFYLENSYFGGYSAKSPEVVTAILWDYRGVDTLFETSVFFLAIIGSLTLFRLNKKQEKEAKQKTEEFSGGLTLVIKSVTKIIVAMILAVSASIALHGHLTPGGGFQGGSALAVAPLLIIAAYSKYALEDHGLDKTRALILRSIGLLGIALVALVPLLNGGFIMQNQPIFPAEVGRQLVSGSLIYYNFFEFLAVGAGFTAVFLLLAIPESVFKRFLRREAHE, from the coding sequence ATGAGGAAGCTAATTCCACTCGCACTAATTTTGGCAATCATTTTCATCGGTGCTTATATCATAACACCAAAGCTTACTCCACAAATTCAAGTCAGACCTCTTGGCGAATTCTACTTGGAGAACAGCTACTTTGGTGGTTATTCGGCTAAGAGCCCTGAGGTTGTAACTGCAATCCTCTGGGATTATCGTGGTGTTGATACTCTCTTTGAAACTTCAGTGTTCTTCCTTGCAATCATTGGAAGCTTAACACTCTTCAGATTAAACAAAAAGCAAGAAAAAGAAGCGAAACAGAAGACGGAAGAGTTCAGTGGTGGGTTAACTCTCGTCATAAAGTCGGTGACGAAAATTATTGTTGCGATGATTTTGGCTGTTTCGGCTTCGATTGCTTTGCATGGTCATTTGACTCCCGGTGGTGGTTTCCAGGGTGGTTCAGCCCTAGCAGTTGCTCCCTTGCTGATAATTGCAGCTTACTCCAAGTATGCTTTAGAAGATCATGGTTTGGACAAGACTAGGGCTTTAATCCTTCGTTCCATTGGTCTCTTAGGAATTGCTCTCGTAGCATTAGTTCCATTGCTTAATGGCGGCTTCATCATGCAGAACCAGCCAATCTTTCCAGCTGAGGTTGGAAGACAACTTGTAAGTGGTTCACTGATTTACTATAACTTCTTTGAATTCCTAGCAGTTGGCGCTGGATTCACGGCAGTATTCTTACTCTTAGCAATTCCGGAAAGTGTGTTCAAGAGGTTCTTGAGGAGGGAGGCTCATGAATGA
- a CDS encoding hydrogenase subunit MbhD domain-containing protein: MIEIHLLMLLITVIMGLIFSYLAIIEKDLLKAIGFSAVQAIAYAIAFYILMAPDIVLAYIAIAVGIYTALLVFVVSKTTRYEVV; this comes from the coding sequence ATGATTGAAATACACTTACTAATGCTCCTCATCACGGTAATCATGGGATTAATCTTCTCATATTTGGCAATCATTGAAAAAGATCTGCTCAAGGCCATTGGTTTTTCAGCAGTCCAAGCTATTGCTTACGCCATTGCATTCTACATCCTAATGGCACCAGACATTGTTTTAGCATACATAGCAATTGCTGTTGGAATTTACACGGCATTGCTTGTGTTTGTAGTAAGCAAAACAACTCGCTACGAGGTGGTTTAA
- a CDS encoding NADH-quinone oxidoreductase subunit C, with product MLLEILKGNDAKILRHDEKVILALVPNDKLRTTAELLFKAGCYYATGVGVDERLLGVGFSMYHIFNCESEKRYVILKAVASNLRIPSITPVISGANWAEREAMDMVGIFFDEHPEPLRLILPDDWPEGIHPLRKEFHYNERPPKVEFKPPKREKKPGVMEVPVGPYHPTLHEPEVFELHVKGEEIVGAVYRGFHVHRGMEKLAEERMTINQIPFLAERICGICGYTHNCAYAQAVEDAAKIEVPERALYIRTILLELERLHSHLLWFGVAFHLLGFDSGFMHTWRIREAFMDLAELLTGNRKTYGMNLIGGVRRDIDEEKKKKVLEILEKTKKETKEVLDNAAGMKELISRMEGIGVLPKNEGREIGVVGPVARASGIDTDVRRDHPYAAYSDLDFKVPVYKEGDVLARFLVRYEETFESFWLIEQALDQLPPGDILNEDYELPEYVVGIGATEAPRGEDVHFVITEGGNKVYRWRPRAPTYNNLPAVPIMLMGEKLADAPIIIASIDPCFSCTDHMVIVDGEKVCRCSLDDYLRGL from the coding sequence ATGCTACTTGAAATTCTGAAAGGAAATGATGCTAAAATCCTCAGGCATGATGAGAAAGTAATCTTAGCTTTGGTTCCAAATGATAAGCTTAGAACCACTGCAGAGCTACTTTTCAAGGCGGGCTGTTATTATGCAACTGGGGTTGGCGTTGACGAGCGCTTATTGGGAGTAGGCTTTTCAATGTATCACATCTTCAACTGTGAGTCTGAAAAGAGATATGTGATTCTCAAAGCAGTTGCAAGCAACTTAAGGATTCCCTCAATTACTCCAGTTATAAGCGGTGCAAACTGGGCTGAAAGAGAGGCAATGGACATGGTTGGGATTTTCTTTGATGAACATCCAGAGCCGCTGAGGCTTATTTTACCCGACGATTGGCCTGAAGGGATCCACCCACTGAGGAAGGAGTTTCACTACAATGAAAGGCCTCCAAAAGTTGAATTCAAACCTCCAAAAAGAGAGAAAAAGCCTGGAGTTATGGAGGTTCCAGTGGGGCCCTATCATCCAACACTTCACGAGCCAGAAGTGTTTGAGCTTCATGTTAAAGGCGAGGAAATAGTTGGAGCAGTCTACAGAGGATTTCACGTCCACAGAGGAATGGAAAAGCTGGCAGAGGAAAGGATGACGATAAACCAAATTCCATTCTTAGCTGAGAGAATTTGTGGAATTTGCGGCTATACCCACAACTGTGCCTACGCTCAAGCTGTTGAAGATGCTGCTAAAATTGAAGTTCCAGAGAGAGCTCTCTACATAAGAACTATACTCCTTGAGCTTGAAAGACTGCACTCTCATTTGCTTTGGTTCGGTGTTGCCTTCCATTTACTCGGCTTTGACTCTGGATTCATGCACACATGGCGTATAAGAGAGGCGTTTATGGACTTGGCGGAGCTTTTAACTGGAAATAGAAAAACCTATGGAATGAATCTCATCGGGGGAGTTAGGAGAGACATTGATGAAGAAAAGAAGAAAAAAGTGCTTGAGATTCTTGAAAAAACAAAGAAAGAAACAAAAGAAGTTCTTGATAATGCTGCTGGAATGAAGGAGCTTATAAGCAGGATGGAAGGAATTGGAGTTCTGCCAAAGAACGAGGGAAGAGAAATAGGAGTAGTTGGGCCAGTTGCAAGAGCCTCTGGCATTGACACCGATGTGAGGAGAGACCACCCATATGCTGCTTATAGCGACTTGGATTTCAAAGTGCCTGTCTATAAAGAAGGAGACGTTCTCGCAAGATTCTTGGTGAGGTATGAGGAGACATTTGAAAGCTTCTGGCTAATTGAACAGGCTTTAGATCAGTTGCCTCCCGGAGATATTCTAAACGAAGATTATGAACTCCCAGAATATGTAGTCGGCATTGGAGCAACTGAAGCTCCGAGAGGGGAGGATGTGCACTTTGTAATTACTGAAGGCGGCAACAAAGTTTACAGATGGCGTCCAAGAGCGCCAACATACAACAACCTGCCTGCAGTTCCTATAATGCTTATGGGTGAAAAATTGGCAGATGCGCCAATAATTATAGCTTCAATAGATCCGTGCTTCTCATGTACAGACCACATGGTTATTGTTGATGGAGAAAAAGTCTGCAGATGCTCTCTTGATGATTATCTGAGGGGGCTGTGA
- a CDS encoding 4Fe-4S dicluster domain-containing protein gives MGRFKLIAKAVSIGKVTEKYPFVPLEVPDGFRGKPVIDPEKCIGCTACSNACPPQALQVYDDLERGVRVVHLFIGRCIFCARCQDVCPTGAIKLTKEFELATLSEEDLHQFVELQMVRCEECGRPFDTFRHLLYSAKELQPWEREMMFLCPECRVRRISERLIFAKGGGGYV, from the coding sequence ATGGGGAGGTTTAAGCTTATTGCCAAGGCTGTAAGCATTGGAAAAGTGACAGAAAAGTATCCTTTTGTCCCGCTTGAAGTTCCAGATGGCTTTAGGGGAAAGCCCGTAATTGACCCGGAAAAGTGCATTGGGTGTACAGCATGCTCAAATGCATGTCCTCCTCAAGCACTGCAAGTTTATGATGACTTGGAGAGGGGAGTTAGGGTAGTTCACCTCTTCATAGGAAGGTGCATCTTCTGCGCCCGCTGTCAGGATGTATGTCCTACTGGGGCAATAAAGCTCACAAAGGAGTTTGAGCTGGCAACTCTCTCCGAGGAAGATCTGCATCAGTTTGTTGAGTTGCAAATGGTTCGCTGTGAAGAATGTGGCAGGCCATTTGACACCTTCAGGCATCTGCTATATTCAGCGAAGGAACTTCAACCTTGGGAGAGGGAGATGATGTTTTTGTGTCCAGAATGCAGAGTTAGGAGAATTTCTGAGAGGCTAATCTTTGCAAAAGGTGGTGGGGGATATGTTTGA